A portion of the Carya illinoinensis cultivar Pawnee chromosome 11, C.illinoinensisPawnee_v1, whole genome shotgun sequence genome contains these proteins:
- the LOC122282229 gene encoding uncharacterized protein LOC122282229, which yields MKIISWNCRGIGNPQTVQDLCLLTRENKANMIFLIETMSKASKLERLKRRLGMEGCFVIDSVGKKGGLALYWRNSEEVEIKSYSTWHINAEVNEEGQGIKWLFTGFYGHPETGKMMFSWDLLRRLKPREQEPWCVVGDFNEILIQTEKVGGRQRAELQMNQFREALEDTMLYDLGCRNGFYTWSNRHNDHSFTKERLDRCVANNKWRDMFKSAGVQGLSARSSDHLPLLVLTRGNEVRQRRGQFPFRFEASWVKEEDCEEKIKQEWVRGQQSTDFVKKVQTRLKFCSGMLVRSFKRKDKERTSEIDQITRKIKEVQEDLGHHNIEELKSLQKQVGGLLEQEDIKWRQRAKRNWYSLGDKNTRSFHECANQRRRRNRIYTVVDSRGFLKEGEEEIEKAFHEHFTAVYKSVKPKEDMISKCSITVEENVTCEMNDFLEKAFKREEP from the coding sequence ATGAAAATTATtagctggaactgccgagggatTGGCAACCCTCAGACAGTTCAAGACCTTTGTCTGTTGACAAGGGAGAATAAGGCCaacatgatttttttgattgaaaCCATGAGTAAAGCAAGTAAACTAGAAAGATTGAAAAGAAGACTTGGTATGGAAGGTTGTTTTGTTATAGATTCAGTGGGGAAGAAAGGGGGATTGGCTTTGTATTGGAGAAACAGTGAGGAAGTGGAAATTAAAAGCTATTCTACTTGGCATATCAATGCTGAGGTAAATGAGGAGGGACAAGGCATAAAGTGGTTATTCACTGGGTTCTATGGCCATCCTGAGACAGGGAAGATGATGTTTTCTTGGGATCTACTGAGGAGGTTAAAGCCTAGGGAGCAGGAACCATGGTGTGTGgtaggagattttaatgagattcttATTCAAACTGAAAAGGTGGGGGGTCGACAAAGAGCTGAACTTCAAATGAATCAATTTAGAGAAGCTTTAGAGGACACTATGCTGTATGACTTGGGATGCAGAAATGGTTTTTATACATGGAGTAACAGGCATAATGACCACTCTTTTACAAAGGAGAGGTTAGATAGATGTGTGGCAAACAATAAATGGAGGGACATGTTTAAAAGTGCTGGTGTACAGGGCTTGTCAGCTAGGAGCTCAGACCATCTACCTTTGTTGGTTTTAACAAGAGGAAATGAGGTGAGACAGAGAAGGGGGCAGTTTCCTTTCAGATTTGAGGCAAGCTGGGTGAAAGAAGAAGATtgtgaagagaaaataaaacaagaatgGGTCAGGGGACAGCAGTCAACTGATTTTGTCAAGAAAGTGCAGACAAGGTTGAAATTTTGTAGTGGAATGCTAGTGAGaagtttcaaaagaaaagataaagagaGAACAAGTGAAATAGAccaaattacaagaaaaataaaagaagttcaagaagatcTGGGGCATCATAACATAGAAGAGTTGAAGAGCCTGCAGAAGCAAGTAGGAGGTTTGTTGGAGCAGGAGGATATCAAGTGGAGGCAGAGAGCAAAAAGGAACTGGTATAGCCTTGGTGATAAGAATACAAGGTCTTTTCATGAGTGTGCAAaccagagaagaagaaggaacagGATCTACACAGTGGTTGATAGTAGAGGCTTCTTGAAAGAAGGGGAAGAAGAGATTGAGAAAGCTTTTCATGAACATTTTACAGCTGTGTACAAGAGTGTTAAGCCAAAGGAAGATATGATCAGTAAATGCTCAATTACAGTTGAGGAAAATGTTACTTGTGAGATGAATGACTTCCTAGAAAAAGCTTTCAAAAGAGAGGAGCCTTGA